The proteins below are encoded in one region of Methanosarcina barkeri 3:
- a CDS encoding polysaccharide deacetylase family protein → MIEKLKQNDELWDLFSKKEEYNLTFSDQHDRFPYYLSSQRNVFDPRVSRFLVEKGLHPEYPGGKKFAVCLTHDIDVIYPEKLYPIIGTAKAFAKGNLTDTIKTPFCRICKKFNPCWNFREIMELEAKYNAKSSFYFLALRPGEKDFNYEIEDLEAELKFISSQGWEVGLHGGHKSYSSLEDIKEKKQRLEKVLGKEVIGYRNHYLKFKVPDTWELLSKANFKYDTTFGYPDCAGFRNGMCHPFRPYNINTGKQIEIIELPLIVMDRTLFRDYMRLDVKKAWELTKSLVDKVEQYNGVITILWHNNTSIEGKGLKYYEKFLKYVSSKKAWITNGKEIYNWWSTNIEPRY, encoded by the coding sequence ATGATCGAGAAATTGAAACAAAACGATGAACTCTGGGATCTATTTAGCAAAAAAGAAGAATACAATTTGACCTTTTCTGACCAGCATGATAGGTTTCCTTACTATCTAAGTAGCCAGAGGAATGTTTTTGATCCCAGAGTTTCCAGGTTTCTAGTAGAAAAGGGATTACACCCTGAGTACCCAGGCGGAAAAAAATTTGCAGTCTGCCTTACTCATGATATTGATGTGATATATCCGGAAAAACTCTACCCGATCATTGGAACTGCCAAAGCCTTTGCTAAAGGGAACTTAACAGATACTATAAAGACACCCTTTTGTAGAATTTGCAAGAAGTTTAACCCTTGCTGGAATTTTAGAGAAATAATGGAGCTGGAGGCAAAATATAATGCAAAATCCAGCTTTTATTTTCTGGCCTTGAGGCCTGGAGAGAAAGACTTCAACTATGAAATCGAGGATCTTGAGGCCGAATTGAAGTTTATATCCTCTCAGGGATGGGAAGTAGGACTACATGGAGGGCACAAATCCTACAGCAGCCTGGAAGATATAAAAGAAAAAAAGCAGAGACTTGAAAAAGTATTAGGCAAAGAAGTTATAGGGTACAGAAATCACTATTTAAAGTTTAAAGTACCGGACACATGGGAATTATTAAGCAAAGCAAACTTTAAGTATGACACAACATTCGGGTACCCAGATTGTGCAGGCTTTAGAAACGGTATGTGTCACCCCTTCAGGCCTTATAATATAAACACCGGAAAACAAATCGAGATCATAGAACTTCCTCTCATAGTTATGGACAGGACTTTATTTAGAGACTACATGAGACTTGACGTTAAAAAGGCCTGGGAACTAACAAAAAGTCTTGTTGATAAGGTTGAACAGTATAATGGTGTGATCACGATTCTATGGCACAATAACACATCTATTGAAGGAAAAGGCCTTAAATATTACGAAAAATTCCTCAAATATGTTTCCAGTAAAAAAGCCTGGATTACAAATGGAAAGGAAATATATAACTGGTGGTCTACCAATATTGAACCGCGGTACTGA
- a CDS encoding UDP-N-acetylglucosamine 3-dehydrogenase codes for MIRVGVIGTGAMGQNHVRIYSEMNNVELAGISDVDQKRVEAMATQFKTKAFTDYKKMLAEGLDAVSVVVPTKLHKQVVLDALEAGVHVLVEKPIADTTENADLMIAAAQKAGKILMVGHIERFNPAVIKLKEIINSGTLGKIVSISTKRVGPYNPRIRDVGVILDIGVHDIDVISYLYGKKINSVYAIAGADIHSFEDHASIILRMDHNFAGVVETNWLTPHKIRQLTAIGVKGVAYLDYINQTVQLHDNEWIRKAKVEQSEPLKNELTYFMDCAANGKSPNPCGEDGKHALEVAMAAIKSYEEGRLIEVG; via the coding sequence TTGATAAGAGTAGGAGTTATAGGTACAGGTGCTATGGGACAGAACCATGTAAGAATTTATAGTGAAATGAATAACGTAGAACTTGCCGGAATCTCGGATGTAGACCAGAAGCGTGTAGAAGCAATGGCTACGCAATTCAAGACAAAAGCCTTTACAGATTATAAGAAAATGTTAGCAGAAGGGCTTGATGCGGTAAGTGTTGTTGTACCTACCAAACTGCATAAGCAAGTTGTACTTGATGCTCTTGAGGCAGGCGTACATGTCCTTGTAGAAAAGCCGATTGCAGACACAACTGAAAACGCGGACCTGATGATAGCAGCTGCACAAAAAGCGGGAAAAATCCTTATGGTTGGACACATCGAACGCTTTAACCCTGCAGTCATAAAACTCAAAGAGATTATAAACTCAGGTACTTTGGGAAAAATAGTCTCGATCTCAACCAAACGAGTAGGGCCATATAACCCGAGAATAAGAGACGTGGGAGTAATCCTGGATATTGGTGTCCATGACATAGATGTAATTTCATATCTTTACGGCAAGAAAATAAATAGTGTTTATGCTATTGCAGGTGCAGATATTCACTCATTTGAAGACCATGCCTCAATTATTCTGCGTATGGACCATAATTTTGCAGGGGTCGTGGAAACAAACTGGCTGACTCCACACAAGATAAGGCAGCTAACAGCAATAGGAGTTAAAGGGGTTGCCTATCTGGACTACATTAATCAAACAGTACAGTTACACGATAACGAATGGATAAGAAAAGCCAAAGTAGAACAGAGTGAACCTCTGAAAAATGAACTCACATATTTCATGGATTGCGCTGCAAATGGTAAAAGCCCTAACCCCTGTGGAGAAGATGGAAAACACGCCCTTGAAGTGGCAATGGCAGCTATAAAGTCCTACGAGGAAGGAAGATTAATTGAAGTAGGATAA
- a CDS encoding nucleotide sugar dehydrogenase, which yields MSKLEKLIVDRGPIKEIGVLGMGYVGIPSAVLFADAPCFTKVLGFQRNSKSSSYKIDMLNRGESPLKGEEPGLEDLISKVVKAGKFECTPDFSRISELDAVTLAIQTPFANPKDLEPDFSALIEGIKNVGKYLRPGMLVVLESTITPGTTEGMAKKILEEESGLKAGEDFALAHAPERVMVGRLLKNIREHDRIVGGINETSTRRAIELYSPVLTAGKVIPMSATAAEVTKTAENTFRDLQIAAINQLALYCEAMGINVYDVRTGVDSLKGEGITRAILWPGAGVGGHCLTKDTYHLERGVKIGNGQLDYPEGSDSIYVLARKVNDFMPVHMYNLTVAALKRIGKEMKGSKIAMLGWAFIRDSDDARNTPSEPYRDLCLKEDATVNVHDPYVVNYPGIEISDNLENVVRNADAVVILAGHSVYSDIKADWVKRITGKENPVIVDGRNIVEPDEFIRNGFVYKGIGRGDKNEHLLM from the coding sequence ATGAGTAAATTAGAAAAACTTATCGTTGACAGAGGCCCAATAAAAGAAATAGGAGTACTTGGAATGGGCTACGTAGGTATTCCTTCAGCCGTTCTTTTCGCAGATGCCCCATGTTTTACTAAAGTTCTTGGTTTCCAGCGTAATTCAAAAAGCTCAAGTTACAAGATTGATATGCTCAATCGTGGAGAGAGTCCTCTCAAAGGAGAAGAACCCGGTCTTGAAGACCTTATTAGCAAAGTTGTAAAAGCCGGCAAGTTTGAATGCACTCCCGATTTTTCAAGAATATCAGAACTTGATGCCGTCACTCTTGCAATCCAAACTCCTTTTGCAAATCCTAAAGATTTGGAACCTGACTTTTCCGCACTTATTGAGGGTATCAAAAACGTAGGAAAATACCTGAGACCAGGAATGCTCGTCGTTCTTGAGTCCACAATTACTCCTGGCACAACCGAAGGTATGGCAAAAAAGATTCTTGAGGAAGAATCAGGCCTGAAAGCCGGAGAAGACTTTGCCCTTGCCCACGCACCTGAAAGAGTAATGGTGGGCAGGCTTTTGAAGAACATCAGAGAACACGATAGAATCGTAGGTGGTATAAACGAAACAAGTACCAGACGGGCTATCGAGCTCTATTCCCCTGTATTAACTGCGGGGAAAGTAATTCCTATGAGTGCAACTGCAGCTGAGGTAACGAAAACTGCAGAGAACACTTTCCGTGATCTCCAGATTGCAGCAATCAACCAACTTGCTCTTTACTGTGAAGCCATGGGCATAAACGTGTACGATGTAAGGACTGGAGTAGACAGTCTAAAAGGAGAAGGCATTACAAGAGCCATACTCTGGCCAGGAGCAGGCGTTGGAGGTCACTGCCTTACCAAGGATACGTACCACTTGGAGAGAGGAGTTAAGATCGGTAATGGGCAGCTTGACTATCCAGAAGGTTCAGACTCAATCTACGTGCTCGCAAGAAAAGTCAATGATTTCATGCCTGTCCACATGTACAACCTGACTGTTGCAGCCCTTAAAAGGATTGGAAAGGAGATGAAAGGCTCAAAGATTGCAATGCTCGGGTGGGCTTTCATCCGAGATTCGGATGATGCGAGGAATACGCCTTCAGAACCTTACAGGGACCTCTGCCTTAAGGAAGATGCGACAGTTAATGTGCATGACCCTTATGTCGTGAACTATCCCGGAATTGAGATCTCGGATAACCTTGAAAATGTTGTCAGAAACGCGGATGCTGTGGTTATTCTTGCAGGGCATAGTGTATACTCTGATATAAAAGCCGATTGGGTAAAGAGAATTACAGGCAAGGAAAACCCGGTTATTGTGGATGGAAGAAATATAGTTGAACCAGACGAATTTATTCGCAATGGATTTGTCTATAAGGGGATTGGAAGAGGCGATAAAAACGAACATTTATTAATGTAA
- a CDS encoding lipopolysaccharide biosynthesis protein — MDEITADAVEKRSDNSKKESFIFDVLTLAGGTTFAQILTVLAAPILTRLYGPDDFGVWAIYLSITSIISVIACMRYEYSIMLPESSEEAVNLLGLSFLAVLLVTGLTFPVIWCFKEPIVNILNSQQIGNYLWLVPPFIFVNGLFLALNSWNSRTKLFKRLSLSRVFSSVSSTVTQIGIGFMEKTGASGLIVGSLAGQSIATFVLGGQIWRDDRKLIVKNLSWEKIYEGFKKYRKFSLVDTWGALMNSISWQLPAFLLSAFFTPAVVGFYSLGFRLLQMPMSLIGGSISQVFFQRASRAFTEGTLASLVEDVFRMLVVIGMFPILILTIVGSDVFTVIFGKGWTEAGIYAQILSLWAFVWFISSPLTAIYVVVKKYHFGFHYNFFNLITRLLSLTIGGLLGNARTALILFSLSGIAVYGYLCLKMMSYAGVKTSKVMKIVISNFILFVPAGTVIITLKILEIDKILLVIFSGMIVCLYYVYILKNDAQVKKIIGEFRN; from the coding sequence ATGGATGAAATAACAGCAGATGCAGTAGAGAAACGGTCTGATAACAGCAAAAAGGAAAGCTTTATTTTTGATGTGCTAACACTTGCAGGCGGGACAACCTTTGCTCAAATTCTTACAGTTTTAGCTGCTCCTATACTGACCCGTCTCTATGGACCTGATGATTTTGGAGTTTGGGCTATATACCTTTCTATCACCAGCATTATCAGTGTCATTGCCTGCATGAGATACGAATATTCTATAATGTTACCTGAATCGAGTGAAGAAGCTGTAAACCTGTTGGGACTGAGTTTTCTAGCAGTGCTGCTCGTGACAGGCTTAACCTTTCCAGTCATATGGTGCTTTAAAGAGCCGATAGTTAATATTTTGAACTCTCAGCAGATAGGAAATTATCTCTGGCTTGTACCTCCTTTTATTTTTGTGAACGGGTTATTTCTTGCACTAAATAGCTGGAACTCAAGAACAAAACTTTTTAAAAGACTTTCCCTTTCAAGAGTTTTCAGTTCGGTTTCTAGTACTGTAACACAGATAGGCATAGGGTTTATGGAAAAAACCGGAGCAAGCGGATTAATAGTTGGCAGCCTTGCTGGCCAGTCTATTGCAACATTTGTGCTTGGAGGACAGATCTGGAGAGATGATAGGAAATTAATTGTGAAAAATCTGAGCTGGGAAAAAATCTATGAAGGATTTAAGAAGTACCGCAAGTTTTCGCTTGTAGATACCTGGGGTGCCCTCATGAACTCAATCTCCTGGCAGCTTCCTGCCTTCCTTCTTTCGGCTTTCTTCACTCCTGCAGTGGTAGGTTTTTATTCTCTCGGCTTTCGCCTTCTGCAGATGCCTATGAGTTTAATAGGAGGTTCGATTTCACAGGTTTTCTTCCAGAGAGCCTCAAGAGCCTTTACCGAGGGCACTCTTGCTTCCCTTGTTGAGGATGTGTTCAGAATGCTTGTGGTTATAGGTATGTTCCCTATACTTATCCTGACAATTGTCGGCAGCGACGTTTTTACGGTTATTTTCGGAAAAGGCTGGACAGAAGCAGGCATCTACGCTCAGATTCTTAGTCTCTGGGCTTTCGTATGGTTTATCTCCTCTCCGTTAACTGCTATATACGTAGTAGTCAAAAAATATCACTTCGGTTTCCATTATAATTTTTTCAATCTGATAACACGACTCCTTTCCCTTACAATCGGCGGCTTGCTAGGAAATGCACGTACGGCACTTATTCTTTTTTCACTATCAGGTATTGCGGTATATGGTTACCTTTGCCTGAAAATGATGTCTTATGCCGGAGTAAAGACCTCTAAAGTCATGAAAATAGTAATTTCAAATTTTATTCTCTTCGTTCCTGCAGGAACCGTTATTATTACCCTTAAAATCTTAGAAATAGACAAGATATTACTTGTTATCTTTTCCGGCATGATTGTCTGTCTTTACTATGTATATATATTGAAAAATGATGCACAAGTGAAAAAGATAATTGGAGAGTTCAGAAATTGA
- a CDS encoding DUF1616 domain-containing protein, with amino-acid sequence MTVKRIPSDLFIIMGLVLLTDIFVLTPGINETMFRNILGLPLVLFLPGYALIAALFPAKSDLDGIERVALSFGLSIAVVPLIGLGLNYTPWGIRLLPILTSLSVFTFIMCGLTYLRRASLPESDTFEVSLKAVALSLKAEVMETSESRLDRALTVFLIISILLSIATLAYVVVSPKEGEHFTEFYLLGPEGKADNYTTNYTIGQSGTVIVGVVNHEYRPVNYTMEVKLENKSLFLPENVKHINLAHNETWEEPVTIMPPLEGKNMKLQFLLFNDTEKSVPYRDLHLWVNVTAPKQLKT; translated from the coding sequence ATGACTGTAAAAAGAATTCCTTCAGATCTATTTATTATTATGGGGCTTGTGCTCCTAACAGATATTTTTGTGCTCACTCCTGGAATAAATGAAACAATGTTCCGGAACATACTTGGACTGCCACTTGTGTTATTTCTGCCAGGGTATGCTCTGATTGCAGCTCTTTTTCCTGCAAAATCTGATCTTGACGGGATTGAGCGGGTCGCTCTTTCTTTCGGACTAAGTATTGCAGTTGTGCCATTAATAGGCCTTGGTCTCAATTATACCCCATGGGGAATCAGACTTCTGCCAATTCTCACAAGCCTGTCCGTATTCACCTTTATTATGTGTGGCCTTACATATCTTAGACGGGCAAGTCTCCCAGAAAGTGATACTTTTGAAGTTTCTTTGAAAGCAGTAGCACTTTCACTCAAAGCCGAGGTCATGGAAACATCAGAATCAAGACTGGATAGAGCTCTCACGGTTTTTCTGATAATTTCCATTCTCCTATCCATTGCTACCCTAGCTTATGTGGTTGTGAGCCCAAAAGAAGGAGAACATTTTACAGAGTTCTATCTTCTTGGACCCGAAGGAAAAGCAGATAATTATACTACAAACTACACGATCGGGCAAAGTGGAACAGTAATAGTTGGAGTTGTAAATCATGAGTACAGGCCTGTAAATTACACAATGGAAGTAAAGCTTGAGAATAAATCACTGTTCCTTCCGGAAAATGTGAAGCATATCAATCTTGCCCATAATGAGACCTGGGAAGAGCCAGTTACTATTATGCCTCCTCTTGAGGGAAAGAATATGAAACTTCAGTTCCTGCTCTTTAATGACACTGAGAAAAGTGTACCTTATAGAGACCTTCATCTATGGGTAAATGTGACTGCACCAAAACAACTGAAAACTTAA
- a CDS encoding glycosyltransferase family 2 protein, whose protein sequence is MSDQLLMEIGTGSIINKRNKCTISRASKNVIVVLSAYNEETSIGSIILLTRLYADRVIMVDDASSDQTVEIAKKAGAEVIINKTNKGKGASLETGFKSAINLGADIIVTMDSRGRHNPDDIPRLIDPIVTGTADVVNGTRYLNSVDWNTPVYRRVGQTILGRFANKKSGKIRDYQTPFRAFAASTKDIIHFDANDLAKEDEMLVNACKSGLRIKEVEIGTHYKFEDRVQAPGKYVLGVLRGVVRDIEVNKPLYFYAVPGFALATCGFYMGLKFLEDLVFGIESLHLWYILIMVFLSVAGVYMTVTGIVMHSMAEVAQTEAT, encoded by the coding sequence ATGAGTGATCAGCTACTTATGGAAATTGGCACAGGGTCAATAATAAATAAAAGAAATAAATGTACTATCAGCAGAGCCTCTAAAAATGTCATAGTTGTCCTTTCTGCCTACAATGAAGAAACGTCTATAGGAAGCATTATACTTCTCACAAGGCTCTACGCTGATAGGGTGATTATGGTTGATGATGCCAGTTCAGATCAAACAGTCGAGATAGCAAAAAAAGCTGGGGCTGAAGTGATTATAAACAAGACTAATAAAGGAAAAGGTGCGTCTCTCGAAACAGGTTTTAAATCTGCAATCAATCTCGGCGCTGATATAATTGTGACAATGGATTCAAGAGGTCGCCATAACCCTGATGACATCCCCAGGCTCATTGACCCGATAGTAACAGGAACTGCAGATGTGGTCAATGGAACTAGATATTTAAATAGTGTGGATTGGAACACTCCTGTTTACCGTCGTGTTGGGCAAACGATTTTGGGCAGATTCGCCAATAAAAAATCTGGCAAAATTAGAGATTATCAAACTCCTTTTCGTGCCTTCGCAGCCTCTACAAAAGATATAATACACTTTGATGCCAATGATCTGGCAAAAGAAGACGAGATGCTTGTAAACGCATGCAAATCCGGTCTTCGCATAAAAGAAGTTGAAATAGGTACCCATTATAAATTTGAAGATCGGGTGCAAGCTCCAGGCAAGTATGTTCTTGGAGTACTGAGAGGTGTAGTAAGAGACATAGAGGTAAATAAGCCACTATACTTCTATGCAGTGCCAGGTTTTGCCCTTGCCACATGCGGTTTTTATATGGGTTTGAAGTTTCTTGAAGACCTGGTCTTTGGAATCGAAAGTCTTCATTTATGGTATATACTTATAATGGTTTTTCTATCTGTTGCCGGTGTATATATGACAGTGACAGGAATTGTAATGCATTCCATGGCTGAGGTGGCTCAAACTGAGGCTACGTAA